In Vespula vulgaris chromosome 7, iyVesVulg1.1, whole genome shotgun sequence, a single window of DNA contains:
- the LOC127065241 gene encoding biotin--protein ligase, producing the protein MLLTFLYMIATTIQTWRISSLRARLCALFQGTKHDKPSIMLYAKPLACVDEEYDNLSSPPSSENGNTDNFMSSHLCQNKSLAKLGDLLWSHGDARLCTIYPQQKINMSEWLAYQNENPFIPIFKQNNSIISLTEDLKMHILVEADFNVYQPNISTKSMKLEDYGLIISWMVDKNLNIIMETDLDLITKFAIAVMEGQYYINNGLTLTRILSVLVSGYPCTYHSELIYSLPDNKLTGIEEREAYVKKLRLISNTAQLASQQNKAMDVAEIPDLFIFPKDEFTNVQISTDEKTETNNVIENPNNITTLQTSAESPVSIHSETIETKPIQSENINNLEDSDIPTFNDVPESNRVSSIKSNIIKTTLDKDKEKKTCEDIAKPESTIDDQDNSTKTIEAVPTFNLKSLTPKGTITPYSKHHKPPNVLIYAESAVSLDNVKAVLEASLGTDKYILYVLSREEASSDTWMEQAALVVVCGNVGAEISTQLIEYIVHGGKLLALCSDTLHTLLPSFKTAEVREHELVHFSYGKWKHVRMMHHIFCYQASPVRTRFSHENEDINVTAMSPPVSATVKDKTGKSHSFGIKVLGTEETWHTPSIILANLADSNGKAVFSQIHLEADPAQYELEENKFNALKQSNLARLEIFNDLLSVHLGIEVSPLSKKTPVNYTPAFFLGRHELKLEVLEKLKEKMDNDTLKMQNLEIQFCKKNIDKSASSSFLPVMIHQCPDNFSTIEYFESLKTKDLGRLVIYADVLTSSMHVVNGQKLQHGLVVIPCQQTQARGRNKNVWLSPKGCAMFTIQLHIPRNSYLGAHISILQHLVIVGIVSAVTSVPGYEGLDLRVKWPNDIYVGKSTKIGGIIVTSHYDSSLVICNAGVGVNLSNSVPTCCINDVIAEYNKIHKTNLPFLSYERYFALVFSEIEYLLDIVQSGNIDYFFQVYYKFWLHSDAEVTVLSTNGDSELVKILGIDDYGFLKVRGNKGNTFSVQPDGNSFDLMKNLIKPV; encoded by the exons ATgctattaacatttttatatatgatagcGACGACAATTCAGACATGGAGAATTTCATCTTTAAGAGCACGTTTATGTGCTTTATTTCAAGGAACAAAGCACGACAAACCATCGATTATGCTCTACGCTAAACCATTGGCATGTGTTGATGAag aatatgATAATCTATCTAGTCCTCCAAGCAGTGAAAATGGAAACACAGATAATTTCATGAGTTCTCATCTTTGTCAAAATAAATCACTTGCAAAACTTGGAGATTTACTTTGGAGTCATGGTGATGCAAGATTATGCACTATATATCCACAa CAAAAAATTAACATGTCTGAATGGTTGGcctatcaaaatgaaaatccttttatacctatatttaaacaaaataatagtataatatcattaactgaagatttaaaaatgcatattTTAGTTGAAGCTGACTTTAACGTGTATCAACCAAATATCTCTACAAAGTCAATGAAG CTAGAAGATTATGGTTTAATTATTAGTTGGATggtagataaaaatttaaatataattatggaGACTGATTTGGATCTTATAACTAAATTTGCAATTGCTGTAATGGAAGGACAATATTATATCAACAATGGTTTAACTTTAACGCGTATATTGT cTGTTTTAGTATCAGGATATCCATGTACTTATCATAGTGAACTGATTTATTCACTGCCAGATAATA AATTAACAGGAATAGAAGAACGGGAAGCGTATGTGAAGAAACTGAGACTAATAAGTAATACTGCACAATTAGCATCACAACAAAATAAAGCAATGGACGTAGCCGAAATACCagatctatttatttttcctaaaGATGAATTCACAAATGTACAAATATCTACAGATGAAAAAACAGAAACTAATAATGTGATTGAAAAtccaaataatattacaacgTTACAAACATCTGCTGAGAGTCCAGTTTCTATACATTCGGAGACAATTGAAACAAAACCTATACAgtcagaaaatattaataatttggaGGATTCTGATATACCAACGTTTAACGATGTACCTGAATCAAATCGTGTATCTTCAATTAaatctaatattataaaaacaacaTTAGATaaggataaggaaaaaaaaacttgtgaAGATATTGCAAAACCTGAATCTACAATTGATGATCAAGATAATAGTACAAAAACAATTGAGGCAGTACCTACATTCAATCTAAA aAGTCTTACTCCAAAAGGTACAATTACGCCATATTCTAAGCATCACAAACCACCTAACGTTTTAATTTATGCCGAAAGTGCTGTGTCTCTCGATAATGTTAAAGCTGTATTAGAAGCTTCACTTGGCACCGACaa atatatattatatgttttatcTCGCGAAGAAGCAAGTTCCGATACATGGATGGAACAAGCAGCCCTTGTAGTTGTATGCGGAAACGTTGGTGCTGAAATTAGTACTCAGCTCATCGAATATATCGTTCATGGCGGAAAACTTCTAGCGTTATGTTCCGATACACTTCATACTTTGCTTCCATCTTTTAAAACAGCTGAGGTGCGTGAACACGAACTCGTACACTTCTCTTACGGAAAATGGAAACATGTTCGCATGATGCATCATATTTTCTGCTATCAAGCGTCACCCGTTAGAACTCGATTTTCTcatgaaaatgaagatataaa cgTAACAGCCATGAGTCCACCAGTATCAGCTAcagtaaaagataaaacaggCAAGTCACATTCCTTTGGAATAAAAGTATTAGGAACGGAAGAAACATGGCATACTCCAAGTATTATACTTGCTAATTTAGCTGATAGCAATGGTAAGGCTGTGTTTTCACAAATTCATTTAGAGGCAGATCCAGCACAATACGAGCTCGAAGAAAATAAGTTTAACGCTCTTAAACAAAGTAATCTAGCgcgtttagaaatatttaatgatctACTGAGTGTACATTTAGGCATAGAAGTAAGCCCATTGTCAAAAAAGACACCAGTGAATTATACGCCAGCCTTTTTCTTAGGCAGACACGAg TTAAAATTAGAGGttctagaaaaattaaaagaaaagatggataatgatacattaaaaatgcaaaatttagaaattcaattttgcaagaaaaatatcgataaatcagCATCGTCTTCGTTTCTTCCCGTTATGATACATCAATGTCCTGATAATTTTTCCACCATTGAATATTTTGAG AGTCTCAAAACAAAGGACTTGGGGCGTTTAGTGATATATGCAGATGTATTGACATCATCAATGCATGTTGTAAATGGTCAAAAGTTGCAACATGGATTGGTTGTTATTCCTTGTCAACAAACTCAAGCACGAG gaagaaataaaaatgtatggcTTAGTCCCAAAGGATGTGCGATGTTTACCATACAACTTCACATTCCAAGAAATTCTTATCTCGGTGCTCATATTTCAATACTTCAACATCTCGTTATAGTTGGAATCGTATCAGCTGTGACATCTGTACCTGGATACGag ggATTAGATCTTAGAGTAAAATGGCCTAACGACATTTATGTTGGAAAATCAACCAAAATTGGTGGTATTATAGTTACCAGTCACTATGATTCGTCTTTAGTTATATGCAACGCTG GTGTTGGCGTTAATCTTTCAAATAGCGTACCTACGTGTTGTATCAACGATGTCATTGCCGAATATAATAAGATACATAAAACGAACTTGCCATTTTTATCTTATGAACGTTACTTTGCCTTGGTGTTTAGTGAAATAGAATATCTATTAGATATTGTACAAAGTGGAAATATAGATTATTTCTTCcaagtttattataaattttggtTACATTC tgaTGCTGAAGTTACAGTTCTATCGACTAATGGAGATAGTGAATTAGTTAAAATATTAGGTATCGATGATTATGGATTTTTAAAAGTACGAGGAAACAAAGGGAATACATTTTCGGTTCAACCGGATGGGAATAGTTTTGatctaatgaaaaatttaataaagccAGTATAG